The proteins below come from a single Asanoa ferruginea genomic window:
- a CDS encoding GntR family transcriptional regulator, translating to MDTDLPGKIGAQHLPLRDQVLDALRKGIISGDYPPGERLTEDRLAEDFGVSRNPVREALRVAEAEGFVVILPRRGAVVASPSSATIDDIFAVRERLEPLAARLAAQRATPGDVTTLRALLGQALLATEQQDLRRVAELNSALHLQILEISGNPWLASIAKALYLHVQWVFQMTAKERAPHSAHEHIKLVDAIESGDGELAESVALAHLGAASMAAHETTES from the coding sequence GTGGACACGGACCTGCCGGGCAAGATCGGCGCTCAGCACCTGCCGCTCCGTGACCAGGTGCTCGATGCTCTCCGGAAGGGGATCATCAGCGGCGACTATCCGCCCGGTGAGCGGCTGACCGAAGACCGGTTGGCGGAAGACTTCGGGGTTTCCCGCAACCCCGTCCGCGAGGCCCTGCGCGTGGCCGAGGCGGAGGGGTTCGTGGTCATCCTGCCTCGCCGCGGCGCCGTCGTCGCGTCTCCGAGCAGTGCGACGATCGATGACATCTTCGCCGTACGCGAGCGCCTCGAACCGTTGGCCGCCCGCCTCGCTGCCCAGCGGGCGACGCCCGGCGACGTGACGACGCTACGGGCCCTGCTGGGCCAGGCCCTCCTGGCGACCGAGCAGCAGGACCTGCGCCGCGTCGCCGAGTTGAACAGCGCCCTGCATCTTCAGATCCTCGAGATCAGCGGGAATCCCTGGTTGGCGTCCATCGCCAAGGCGCTCTACCTGCACGTGCAGTGGGTCTTCCAGATGACAGCCAAGGAGCGGGCACCGCACTCGGCCCACGAGCACATCAAGCTGGTCGACGCCATCGAGTCCGGGGATGGCGAGTTGGCCGAGTCGGTCGCGCTCGCCCACCTCGGCGCGGCCTCCATGGCCGCGCACGAGACGACGGAGAGCTAG
- a CDS encoding gamma-glutamyltransferase family protein, whose amino-acid sequence MTFTTRPTLQGTFGMVSSTHWLASQAAMGVLERGGNAFDGAVTAGFVLHVVEPHLNGPGGEVPAIVATAADPRPRVLCGQGTAPAGATIGHFRSLGMELIPGSGPLAATVPGAVDAWLLLLRDHGTRSLREVLTPAIEYATTGHPLVARAWETVEAVRSLFEQHWPTSAELWLRQRGGLFTNPAYGDTLARLVSASEADGLDREGGIEAARHAWREGFVAEAIDRFSRRPFRDSSGEAHAGVVTGDDLAGFSATWEEPVTHEWNGYTLAKTGPWGQGPVLLQTLSILDALDDSTVYDPSTTRGIHAQAEALKLAFADREAWYGDAGDVPMKALLSRDYASSRAALIGDSATVDLRPGRPNGAEPRLPQQISGVFAADPTTGEPTVKPNGVTRGDTCHVDVADRWGNMISATPSGGWLQSSPTIPELGFPLGSRLQMFWLEEGLPSSLAPGRRPRTTLSPTMVHRDGQPVLACGTPGGDQQDQWQLLFLLRHLAGGQSLQEAIDAPTWHTTSFPSSFYPRETEPGVLVLEDRVDASVLSALGALGHRVRLSGSWSLGRMCAVSRDPATGLLAAGANPRGMQGYAVGR is encoded by the coding sequence ATGACGTTCACCACCAGGCCGACCCTGCAAGGAACATTCGGCATGGTGTCATCTACACATTGGCTCGCCAGCCAGGCGGCGATGGGAGTTCTCGAGCGGGGCGGCAACGCCTTCGACGGGGCGGTGACCGCGGGCTTCGTTTTGCACGTCGTGGAGCCACACCTCAACGGGCCGGGCGGCGAGGTGCCCGCCATCGTGGCTACCGCGGCCGACCCCCGCCCGCGCGTGTTGTGCGGCCAGGGCACCGCACCCGCCGGCGCCACCATCGGTCACTTCCGGTCGCTCGGCATGGAGCTCATCCCCGGCTCCGGCCCGCTGGCCGCCACCGTGCCCGGCGCTGTCGACGCGTGGCTGCTGCTGTTGCGCGACCACGGCACCCGGTCGCTGCGGGAAGTGCTGACACCCGCCATCGAGTACGCGACCACCGGGCACCCACTGGTCGCGCGCGCGTGGGAGACCGTCGAGGCGGTGCGCTCGCTGTTCGAGCAGCACTGGCCGACATCGGCGGAGCTCTGGCTGCGCCAGCGTGGTGGCCTGTTCACCAACCCGGCTTACGGGGACACGTTGGCCCGGCTGGTGAGCGCCTCGGAAGCGGACGGCCTGGACCGTGAGGGTGGGATCGAGGCGGCTCGGCACGCGTGGCGGGAAGGGTTCGTCGCCGAAGCGATCGACCGCTTCTCCCGGCGGCCGTTCCGGGACTCCAGTGGCGAGGCGCACGCCGGCGTGGTGACCGGTGACGACCTGGCCGGCTTTTCCGCTACCTGGGAAGAGCCGGTCACGCACGAGTGGAACGGCTACACGCTGGCGAAAACCGGCCCGTGGGGTCAGGGACCGGTGCTGTTGCAGACGCTGTCGATCCTCGACGCCCTCGACGATTCCACTGTGTATGACCCGTCGACGACGCGCGGCATCCACGCCCAGGCCGAGGCGCTCAAGTTGGCGTTCGCCGATCGCGAGGCCTGGTATGGCGACGCGGGCGACGTACCCATGAAAGCGTTGCTGTCCCGGGATTACGCGTCGTCGCGGGCGGCCCTGATCGGCGATTCGGCCACTGTGGACCTGCGGCCCGGCCGACCCAACGGTGCTGAACCGCGCCTTCCCCAGCAGATTTCGGGCGTGTTCGCCGCCGACCCGACCACCGGCGAGCCGACGGTCAAGCCCAACGGCGTGACCCGCGGCGACACCTGCCACGTCGACGTCGCCGACCGCTGGGGCAACATGATCTCCGCTACGCCCAGCGGCGGCTGGTTGCAGAGTTCGCCCACCATCCCCGAGTTGGGCTTCCCGCTCGGCAGCCGGCTCCAGATGTTTTGGCTGGAGGAGGGGCTGCCGTCGTCGCTCGCACCGGGCCGGCGGCCGCGCACGACGCTCAGCCCGACCATGGTGCACCGCGACGGGCAGCCCGTGCTGGCCTGCGGCACGCCCGGCGGCGACCAGCAGGACCAGTGGCAGTTGCTGTTCCTGCTCCGGCATCTGGCCGGCGGCCAGTCGTTGCAGGAAGCCATCGACGCGCCGACCTGGCACACGACCAGCTTCCCGTCGTCGTTCTACCCGCGGGAGACCGAGCCCGGGGTCCTGGTGCTGGAGGACCGCGTGGACGCCTCGGTTTTGAGCGCGCTCGGCGCGCTCGGGCATCGGGTCCGGCTGTCCGGGTCGTGGAGCCTCGGCCGGATGTGCGCGGTGTCCCGCGACCCCGCGACGGGGCTCCTGGCCGCGGGGGCGAACCCGCGCGGCATGCAGGGCTACGCGGTCGGCCGATAG
- a CDS encoding MauE/DoxX family redox-associated membrane protein: protein MAYLLLMCRVLLLLVFLAAAVGKGRPGSLDRFARSLGEYEWIPPRLRRSIAYGVVLSEAAIALLLLLPRWWWLGFALALLLTSAFTAVTAASLVRGKRTTCQCFGTSGTMPQGAPHLVRNFLLIGAAGAGIAGWMTAAPGGVSPTGAVVATATAVIGAVAVVRMEDLVFLAARAPRAHQQIGGRS, encoded by the coding sequence GTGGCGTATCTGCTGTTGATGTGTCGAGTCCTGTTGCTGCTGGTCTTCCTCGCGGCGGCCGTGGGAAAGGGCAGGCCGGGCTCCCTCGACCGATTCGCGCGGTCATTGGGTGAGTACGAATGGATCCCGCCGCGCCTGCGCCGGTCGATCGCCTACGGTGTCGTCCTGAGCGAAGCCGCGATCGCGCTGCTGCTTCTCCTGCCACGCTGGTGGTGGCTCGGGTTCGCCCTGGCGTTGCTCCTGACCTCCGCGTTCACCGCCGTCACCGCGGCATCCCTCGTGCGCGGCAAGCGAACGACCTGTCAGTGCTTTGGCACCAGCGGGACCATGCCGCAGGGTGCACCGCACCTGGTCCGCAATTTCCTCCTCATCGGTGCGGCCGGAGCCGGGATCGCGGGATGGATGACGGCCGCCCCCGGCGGAGTCTCGCCCACCGGTGCCGTCGTTGCGACAGCCACCGCGGTGATCGGGGCGGTAGCTGTGGTGCGGATGGAGGATCTCGTCTTTCTCGCGGCCCGCGCTCCGCGGGCTCACCAACAGATCGGAGGCAGGTCGTGA
- a CDS encoding ABC transporter ATP-binding protein, with product MSGGDNHVAGRRHSQLRLAVKALGLGWRAARAETLILLVLTCAAAALPGAAAWLGKLLLDELALGSAATMSRVTTLVVLAGVIAAMTAAIGHVSGLVELRQRHATSIRVTDQLYRRVNAISGLRHFEDPSFLDQLRLAEQGAQGAPDEVAGFARETVRSVVTLASFAGVLIVIWPPMALLLIVVAVPATLVHLHIARLEVRAAEQATGRHRRRAFFATMLTDPRAAKEIRLFGLGRVFHDRMIRLQRSAAGLELRVAGRTAVAQTLLTTVGAAVVGLGGLVVARGVLSGRLTIGDVGLFGAAVAGVQGALFGMVFKTGQLTSALSLFRSFVTVLETPADLPSGRRTVPPLRIGIEFRDVWFRYGTGAWILSGVSLVVPHGTSVGLVGANGAGKSTMTKLLCRFYDPDRGQILWDGIDIREFDIEQLRSRIQATFQDYMNFDLTARENIGIGDIGRVDDRARIRQVAEMAQIHEMISGLPRQYDAMLSRAFLDEETQERGVLLSGGQWQRVALARSLMREDADLLILDEPNSGLDVVAEHSIHHTLHQHRRGRTSLLVSHRLAALRDADLIAVLVGGRIAERGSHDVLMAADGEYAGLFRLQASGYQDERVAG from the coding sequence GTGAGCGGGGGCGACAACCACGTCGCCGGGCGCCGGCATTCCCAGCTGAGGCTGGCGGTCAAGGCCCTCGGGCTGGGCTGGCGGGCGGCCCGGGCCGAGACCCTGATTCTGCTGGTGCTGACCTGTGCCGCGGCGGCATTGCCCGGCGCTGCGGCCTGGCTGGGCAAGCTGCTCCTGGACGAGTTGGCGTTGGGTAGTGCGGCGACTATGAGTCGGGTCACGACCCTGGTGGTGCTGGCCGGCGTGATCGCGGCGATGACCGCGGCGATCGGGCACGTGTCCGGGCTGGTCGAGCTCAGGCAGCGGCACGCCACCAGCATTCGGGTCACCGACCAGCTTTATCGGCGGGTGAACGCGATTTCCGGACTCCGGCACTTCGAGGATCCGTCCTTTCTGGACCAGCTGCGGCTGGCCGAGCAGGGCGCTCAGGGTGCTCCCGACGAGGTGGCCGGCTTCGCCCGCGAGACGGTGCGATCTGTGGTTACGCTGGCCTCGTTCGCCGGAGTGCTGATCGTGATCTGGCCGCCGATGGCACTGCTGCTCATCGTCGTCGCGGTGCCGGCGACCCTGGTGCATCTGCACATCGCCCGGCTCGAGGTGCGGGCGGCGGAGCAGGCTACCGGCCGCCACCGACGCCGCGCGTTCTTCGCCACCATGCTCACGGACCCGCGAGCGGCTAAAGAGATCCGCCTCTTCGGCCTTGGCCGGGTCTTTCACGACCGCATGATCCGCCTACAGCGCAGCGCCGCGGGCCTGGAGTTGCGGGTGGCGGGGCGGACCGCGGTCGCGCAGACGCTTCTCACCACTGTCGGTGCGGCGGTTGTCGGCCTCGGTGGCCTGGTCGTGGCGCGCGGGGTGCTGTCCGGGCGGTTGACCATCGGCGACGTCGGGCTGTTCGGTGCCGCCGTCGCGGGCGTTCAGGGTGCGCTGTTCGGCATGGTCTTCAAGACGGGCCAGCTCACCTCGGCACTGTCGCTGTTCAGGTCGTTCGTCACCGTGCTCGAGACCCCGGCGGACCTGCCGAGCGGCCGGCGCACCGTGCCGCCGCTGCGCATCGGCATCGAGTTCCGCGATGTCTGGTTCCGGTATGGCACCGGTGCCTGGATTCTGAGCGGCGTCAGCCTGGTCGTCCCGCACGGCACCTCGGTCGGACTGGTGGGTGCCAACGGTGCCGGGAAGAGCACCATGACGAAGCTGCTCTGCCGCTTCTACGATCCCGACCGCGGGCAGATCCTGTGGGACGGCATCGACATCAGAGAGTTCGACATCGAGCAGCTTCGGAGCCGGATCCAGGCCACGTTCCAGGACTACATGAACTTCGACCTCACGGCGAGGGAGAACATCGGGATCGGCGACATCGGCCGGGTCGACGACCGCGCCCGGATCCGGCAGGTCGCCGAGATGGCCCAGATCCACGAGATGATCTCGGGGCTTCCGCGCCAGTACGACGCCATGCTGAGCCGGGCATTCCTCGACGAGGAGACGCAGGAACGGGGGGTGCTCCTCTCCGGAGGGCAATGGCAACGCGTCGCGCTCGCCAGATCGCTGATGAGAGAAGACGCCGATCTGCTGATCCTCGACGAGCCCAACTCCGGCCTCGACGTCGTCGCCGAACACAGCATTCACCACACGCTGCACCAACACCGGCGCGGCCGGACCAGCCTGCTGGTGTCGCATCGGCTGGCGGCACTCCGTGACGCC